One Trichormus variabilis 0441 genomic window, TGTAAGACTATGATGCGGGTTTTGCACTGACCTGTTCAAAGACATTTTGTTTTTGTAAGATGCGACGTACCGTGTCAGTAGGTTGAGCGCCTTGCTGTAGTCGCTTGACGATACCAGGAACATCCAATCGCACTTCATCAGTTCTAGGATTGTAATATCCCAATTCTTCCAAGGGGCGACCGTCGCGGCGAGAAAGGTTATTCATAGCGACAATACGGTAGCTCGCTTCCCGCTTTTTACCGAATCGTTTCAAGCGCAGTTTGATCATGATTGAAGAAACATTCTCCTGTTTGTGGATAATTAAGGAAGCGGCTATCTTAAATCCAAGACTTCCTTGATTGAAATGCTAATTTTAACACTTGCTAAGGGTTTAGTGCTATTGGTCGTTAGTCAAAAGTCCATAGTCCATAGTCAAAACCCTAATCTTTGACTGTTGACTACAGATTTCCAAAACCTTTTTTCTTTTTGTCTTTGGGTTTTTTCTTCTTCGTGCCAGCGCCGCCGCCATTGTAGCCGCGCCAGCCAGGGGCTGCGGGACGGTTACCGCCACCACCGAACATATTACCCATTCCACCACCGCCACCGCCAAACATTCCGGGCATTCCTGGGAAATTACCTTGACCCATTTGCTGCATGAGCGATCGCATTTTTTGGAAATCAGCCACTAGTTTATTCACATCTGCTTCTTTATAACCAGAACCAGACGCAATCCGTCGTCGTCGGTTGGGGGAACTCGCTAATAAATCAGGGTCGCGGCGTTCTTGGATGGTCATGGAATTAATCATCGCCTCACACCGCTTGAGTTGGGTTTCTCCCTGCTTTAGCTGATCATCTGAGAGTTTACCCATCCCCGGAATCATCTTCAGGAGACCACCCAGAGATCCCATATTTTTCAGCATCCGCAGTTGCTTGACAAAGTCGGTAAAGTCAAACTTCGCTGACAGGATTTTTTCCTGCATTTTCTCAGCATCAGCTAAGTCAAACTCTTCCTGGGCTTTTTCTACCAAAGTCAGCACGTCACCCATACCCAATATTCGGGAAGCCATACGGTCTGGGTAAAATGGTTGTAGGGCTTCGACTTTTTCCCCCACACCCACAAACTTAATCGGCGCTCCCGAAATTTGCCGTACCGACAACGCCGCACCACCACGGCTATCACCATCCATCTTGGTAAGAATTGCTCCAGTAATACCTATTTGCTCATGAAAAGTACGGGTGAGGTTGGCAGCTTCTTGACCAGTCATGGAATCCACCACCAACAATGTTTCGTGGGGCTGGACGGTTTCTTTTATTCTGGCTAATTCCGCCATCATGTCTTCGTCAATTTGCAGACGACCTGCTGTATCAATGATGACTGTGTTCACGCCCTCTGCTTTGGCACGTTCCACACCTTGACGGGCAATTTCTACCGGGTCTGCATCACTTCCCAATTCAAATACTGGTACGTCAATTTGTTTACCTAGTGTCAGCAACTGGTCAATAGCGGCTGGACGATATACGTCTGTGGCTACTAACAAGCAACTGCGTTCTAGTTTCCGTAAATGTAAAGCTAATTTGGCGGTGGCTGTGGTTTTCCCAGTACCTTGTAAACCAGCCATCAAAACAATTGTGGGCTTTTGTTCCACTTCCGCCAGAGGAACATTTTCTTCCCCCATCACCTGCACCAGTTCATCGTAAACAATCTTGATGAACTGCTGGTCAGGTCGCACGCCGCTAATAACTTCGGCTCCCTGCGCCTTGGCTTCAACTTCGCTAATAAAATCTTTGACTACTTGGAGGTTAACATCTGCTTCCAACAGGGCGCGTCGCACTTCCCGCAAAGCATCTTGAATGTTAGATTCAGAAATTTTATCTTGCCCGCGCAGCTTTTTCCAGGCGGATTCTAAACGGTCTGCTAATGCGTCAAACATATCTTAGTTACAGTTATTGAGCCAATGAGGTGTCCGAACCAGCTAGAGAATGCGATTCAGGAATTTTTATAATGTGCTATTTACCAGCTTAGTAGTTTTTCCCGCGACTTGAGCAGGAGGATACTTACTTCTGTGTGGGAAGGGTAACCCTGTAAGAGAATTTTTTATGTTTCCATAAGAACTTGTAATTTTATAGGAATCTAATTTGATTATTGAAATTATTTAAATATCTGTAGGGTGGGCATTGCCCACCAAAGCCATGATACGGTAGGCGATGCCCATCCTACGTATATTTCAAAAATCAAATATTAGTCCTATAGGTTATCGGCTATTATGTTAGGCTTCTATAGTTAATTTTTTATGATAAATATCCGGACTGAAGCAGTAAAAATTACGTCATGCAGCTTTCCCTATTTACTGATCCCATAAATTCATCTCTTGCACCAACAAATCTGACGAGTTCGCGTCATCCTATCCACAGATTGGCAAATTTCATAGCTGGATATTCACCGGAGTTTGTCTCTGCGTGTATCCGAGAAGCTTGTTTATCCCCAGGGGATGCGGTTCTAGATCCGTTTGGCGGTTTAGGAACGACTCCGGTTCAAAGTTTACTCGACGGCTTCAGTTGCATTGTATGCGAAGCTAATCCTTATTTTGCCGATATTGCAGCAGCTAAATGTCAGGCTGCGGTTGGTAATGTGGAGCCTGATGAAATTTTTTCAAAATTACATCAATTAGGTCCATACGAAGGGGATCTAGCCTATATTTATTCAGTCGATGCCTTAAAGTTTCTTCAGAAGTTAATTCCAGAAATTCAACTGAGGTTCCTTGTAAGTGCAAGACTAAAAGAAATAGAAATTACCCCAAGAAATAAGCTATTTTACAGATTGGTAGTTTCTATTATCCTTGAACTCAGCAGTAAGTCTCAAACTGATGGCATCTACAAGGCACCTACAACCAAGAAAAAGTCAAGTTCATTTCCAGATGCCTTATCACGTATACAGTCACAAGTCATGGAAGATTTTCATTCAGTAGTTAACAGGCAGAATATTTACTGTGATTTTGTTAGAGGCTCTGCTCATCTTCTTAGCGAAAAACCTTCTTCTCTAGCATCTTTATGCGTTACATCTCCACCGTATCTTAACAATTTTGATTATGCAGAAATGAGTCGAATGGAGTTGTATTTCTGGGGATATGCTAGTTCTTGGCGAGATATTACTAATCAAGTAAGAAGCATACTTATTCCAAACACGACTACTATTCCAACAGAAATCAAAAAAAATCATGAACTATACGCAAATCAACTAAGCCTCGAATTCAGGGAGTATTTAAGACCACTTGTAGAGGAGTTGAAAATCCTGAGAATTCAAAGGGCAGGAAAAAAAGAATACTATTCCCTCATCTTTCCTTATTTTGCTGGTATTAAAAAAGTATTTACTGAGTGTTTTAGACTTCTTAAACCTAATGCTGATATTCATGTAGTTGTTGGTGATGCTTATCTTTATGGAGTGCATATTCCAACAGGTCAACTCACTCTAGAATTATTACAAGAAATAGGTTTTGTCGGAATGGAAACAAAACTTTTAAGAACTAGAGGAAGTCGTTGGATTTTATCAAAACGTGAAGGTGCTGGTACGCCAATTGGGGAGTATTGGATCTATGGAAGAAGACCTTGATTTATCTGAAAATATCGAAGCTGCATCTGCGGAGCTTACGACTCTTTATCAGGTAGCTGCTGATGCTATGAAAGATTATATTGAAATCTATCTTGCGCTGAGTAAACAGTCTGATGGGTTTTCAAATATTAACAATCTTGACTTAACTTCTCGTAACAGGCGTTTGGTAGTTATACATGGACTTTCGTTAGAGTTAGATCCAGATACTTCGACTCCAGAGGAAATTAAACGTGAAGCTGAACGAATGCTAGCGATAGCTCTTGATACAGAGTCAGCAATTACGGCAGGAGTATATGAAAAAATGCGTCTCTTCGCAAGCTCTTTAGTAGATCAGCTATTTGAACAAACGGATGAACTTAATTCATTATCATCGGAATATTTGTCAGCAAATCCAGGATTTTTGCCGTTTTTCCAGCAGTTGGCGGGGCTTAGAAGTAAATCAGAGTTAAAGAGAGAAGTAGGAAATGCCTCTGACAATAGTATTTCTAAAGCGGTTGCAGAGAGAATATTAGAGCGCATTATACGTAACTTGAGAATTCGCACTTTTTCCAAAGAGAAACTATTACAAGCTGTTGAGCCTACTTTAGAAGGAATAGTCAGGGATCTCGTAGGAAAAGTGTTATTGGAAAATATAGTTGCTGATGCTTTATCTGATTTACAAGTTCCTTTCATGCGTGAATCAGAGTATCAAAGCCTTAAAGGAGTGATTTATGATTTCCGCGCTGATTTTGTGATACCAGACGCACAAAATCCAATTGCTTTTATCGAGGTGCGAAAAAGCTCTACACGACATGCGTCACTCTATGCCAAGGATAAGATGTTTTCAGCGATTAATTGGAAAGGAAAAAATAAAAGGCTTTTGGGTATTTTGGTTGTGGAAGGACCTTGGACAAGAGAAACTCTTCGCGTCATGGCAAATGTGTTTGATTACGTTACACCTTTAACTCGTGTTTCCCAAGTTGCAGAAGCTATCAGAGCATATCTAGATGGGGATAAAACGAGACTGAAGTGGTTAGTTAATTTCAGTATTGAAGAAGCAGACCACGACAACATAACCTAAAAATTCTTATGTACCCATTGGGCTAACTGCTTCATATCCGTAATTTTATCGACATCACTCTGAGTTTTAGTTAATTAGATTAATTTTTATTTAAAGGAATTAGAGTTTAGTATCAAAAATAACAATTCAGTGGTTAAATATCAAACTAATATCACAATCTAAAGCTTGACCTTGTGAACTCTCAGGGAGCTAGCTGATTCATCACGGGGAAATTTAACCAAGATATGAGTAGACGAATTAACCGACGCAGATTTTTAATTTACGGCTCTGCAACTATTGGTAGCAGCATCTTACTGAAGGCTTGCGCTAATAACACCCCAAATGCTACAAACAGTCCAAGCACCTCTGGGAATGCTTCTCCTGTGGCTGCTAGTGGTGGTAACACGATCAAAATAGGTATTCTGCACTCTCTCAGTGGCACAATGTCTATCAGTGAAAAAAGCGTTGTAGATGCTGAGAAATTAGCTATCAAAGAAATTAACGCGGCTGGCGGTGTTTTAGGTAAACAAATTGAAGCCATTGTTGAGGATGGTGCTTCTAACTGGGATACTTTTAGAGAAAAAGCTACCAAGTTGATTGATCAAGATAAAGTAGCTGTAGTTTTTGGTTGTTGGACTTCAGCTAGCCGCAAAAATGTGAAGCCAGTATTTGAAAGTAAAGACCATATGCTGTGGTATCCCGTGCAGTATGAAGGTCAAGAGTGTTCTAAAAACATTTTTTACACAGGTGCAGCACCAAATCAACAAATTGAACCTTCTGTTGATTGGTTGTTAAAAAATAAGGGCAAGGAATTCTTTTTAGTCGGCTCAGACTATGTTTTCCCTCGGACGGCTAACACTATTATCAAAGCCCAATTAGAAGCTTTAGGTGGAAAAACAGTTGGTGAAGATTATTTACCATTAGGTAATACAGAAGTTACACCAATTATCACCAAAATTAAACAAACATTACCCAATGGTGGGGTAATTTATAACACTTTAAATGGTGATAGTAACGTAGCTTTCTTCAAACAGTTAAAAGGTGCTGGATTAACACCGGATAAATACCCTTCTATGTCTGTAAGTATTGCCGAAGAAGAAGTTAAAGCAATCGGTGTTGAGTATTTAAAAGGTCACTATGCTGCTTGGAATTATTTCCAAACAGTAGATACTCCTGCTAATAAGAAATTTGTTGAAGCTTTTAAGAAAGAATATGGTGCAGACCGGGTAACAAATGACCCGATGGAAGCTGCATATATCGCTGTGTATTTGTGGAAGCAAGCAGTAGAAAA contains:
- the rpsP gene encoding 30S ribosomal protein S16; protein product: MIKLRLKRFGKKREASYRIVAMNNLSRRDGRPLEELGYYNPRTDEVRLDVPGIVKRLQQGAQPTDTVRRILQKQNVFEQVSAKPAS
- the ffh gene encoding signal recognition particle protein — protein: MFDALADRLESAWKKLRGQDKISESNIQDALREVRRALLEADVNLQVVKDFISEVEAKAQGAEVISGVRPDQQFIKIVYDELVQVMGEENVPLAEVEQKPTIVLMAGLQGTGKTTATAKLALHLRKLERSCLLVATDVYRPAAIDQLLTLGKQIDVPVFELGSDADPVEIARQGVERAKAEGVNTVIIDTAGRLQIDEDMMAELARIKETVQPHETLLVVDSMTGQEAANLTRTFHEQIGITGAILTKMDGDSRGGAALSVRQISGAPIKFVGVGEKVEALQPFYPDRMASRILGMGDVLTLVEKAQEEFDLADAEKMQEKILSAKFDFTDFVKQLRMLKNMGSLGGLLKMIPGMGKLSDDQLKQGETQLKRCEAMINSMTIQERRDPDLLASSPNRRRRIASGSGYKEADVNKLVADFQKMRSLMQQMGQGNFPGMPGMFGGGGGGMGNMFGGGGNRPAAPGWRGYNGGGAGTKKKKPKDKKKKGFGNL
- the urtA gene encoding urea ABC transporter substrate-binding protein; translation: MSRRINRRRFLIYGSATIGSSILLKACANNTPNATNSPSTSGNASPVAASGGNTIKIGILHSLSGTMSISEKSVVDAEKLAIKEINAAGGVLGKQIEAIVEDGASNWDTFREKATKLIDQDKVAVVFGCWTSASRKNVKPVFESKDHMLWYPVQYEGQECSKNIFYTGAAPNQQIEPSVDWLLKNKGKEFFLVGSDYVFPRTANTIIKAQLEALGGKTVGEDYLPLGNTEVTPIITKIKQTLPNGGVIYNTLNGDSNVAFFKQLKGAGLTPDKYPSMSVSIAEEEVKAIGVEYLKGHYAAWNYFQTVDTPANKKFVEAFKKEYGADRVTNDPMEAAYIAVYLWKQAVEKAGSPDLAKVRAAAYGQTIDAPEGKVTVNANHHISKVVRIGEVRDDGLFDIVYATPAPVEPVPWNQFVKETKGFACDWSDPAKGGKYKKA